TTCTTACATTCAATTTACACTTTGTTATGAAAAGTTGGAGTTTTAGGCAATTATTCGGTCATATGTGTGTAGTCTGTTGGCCGTAGACACGACATTTGACCTCTGAGAGGGATAagtattaaaatgatatattatgaTGTATGCATTGGTGCCGAAAAGCAAAACACCaataaaatgtgcatgtttttcaATGGAGTTTCGTGTAATTGTCTATAAGTGATGTGTAGTCTCTTTCCAGGTTGATTTTTGTCCGCATAAGATATTTGgaaattattgattattttatctGACTCTGTTTCTTCAGGCTGGTGTCCGCCATTCATGCATCTTTGGCTACTGCAGCTGGAGTCACAGTGGTGACATCCTGCACGGATGTCATGACTGACAGGTAGGGAGGGTCAGGTttgaatttttatttgtatttatttatatatatatatcagttttTATCACTATAAAGATAATTTACACTCATTAGTTACTAAAATCAGTGAATTAGTTAATGCATTATGCGTTTAAAGCATTTGTTGCCAAACATAACAAGTAAGTTTACTGTCTTTTCAGTAAGATTTATTGTTTGCATATCAACAATTCAGTGTGAATGTTGTCTGTCACCATACAGTCACTGGCTGGTCAATGGGTTTGTTGTGTTTGGAGCTCCATATATGGCCTGCGACATCTATGCCATGTATCTGAGCCACTACCACATTcaaagggtcaaaggtcattcCAGTTTATCGAGCGGCCACTCTCTTCAGACAGTGAAGGCTTTCCTCATGAAGGACTGGATGTTGGTTCTCCATCACCTGGTGCTACTTCTCATTTTCCTGCCAATCACTCTGGTAAGTATGGAGGAGGAATCACTGCCGCAGTGTGTTTGAGCAGTAAGACTGAGTCTGCTGACTGCGCCATGTTTCTCATTTGCAGTTCTTCAGAAGGGGACTTGGTGATTTCTTCATCGGCTGCCTGTTCACCACGGAGTTCAGCACACCTTTTGTCTCTATAGGAAGGATTCTCATCCAGGTGAACTATTTAGACATCATACAACTTTAGCCTTTCAGGATAAGATTTACAATCATAAAGCTGTTACACGTGAATGATTGAATATTTAAAGGTCTGAAGATAGTATCTAAAACTAAGATACTAAGTCATCTCTCTAAAAGTAATGACATAGttctttaaaataatgattGAGTAACATAAGTATAAGTACATTGGCGGAAATAGTCTTCTGCTCCACTCCAAAGTAATTCACACTTAAATGTTGATGTGCTGTGAGCACATCTCCTATCAGTGACTCAACACTAGTTTATTTTTACACTATGTTTGGAAAACTGGCAGTTGTGGGAGGTAGAAAAGGAAGACGTAGAGTGGGTTGTAGCTGATGCCCGTTCTACTATACACATCGAAGTGGGTAAGACCctaaaccccaaattgctcccagAGGGCAGCAATGCAATGTGAtcaccagtggtggaagaagtttagtaaaagtagcaacaccacagtgtaaaaatactgttttatatatactatatattaatatgcATCAAACCATTCAGTTAGACCCTGTGATCTGCATTTCCTATCAGATCTGTTGTGACACCCATCTAAGTTGaaagtttcacttttgttaCTCAGAACAGTATTCTTGTAACAGTATTGTTCCCTTTATTCCACCATCTTGTTcacattctctccctctcttctgtctcactCAACCACCTAACTTATTCAGCTGGGTCTCGATGACACCAGGCTGCACAGAGTCAACGGCATCATTGTCCTCTTGAGTTTCTTCACGTGTCGGATCTTGCTTTTCCCCTTCATGTACTGGATGTACGGCCGGCAGTTTGGGATTCCCCTGCACAGAGTGGCCTTCCATCTGCCTGTGCACTGCAACGTGGGCAACCTGGCGATCCTGGCTCCACAGATCTACtggttcatcctgctgctgagGAAAGCCAACAGACTGTACCTGCGACAGAAGAGCGGGAAGGGAGACAAAGACAGGCCAAAGACAGACTGAGGAATCcacctggttttactctgagaCTGAAGATACCATATCAGGGCCACTAAGGAGAAAAGTAATATTAGAGATACTTTTGAAGAAAAAGTATGAGATTCAAGGTacaaataaagtcataatacaAGTCAAGAGTTTTCTCTCCTGACTGTCTCGTAAGTTcgactttttcttttaaaatgtatcttctGTCGGAAACTTATGATTTTTTTCTTGAAATAATTCCATTTTGTTGTCAATTTTTACTTTGTCCTCAATTATGATTTCCCCATTCAAATACTGACTTCTTGAAATATGACATTATTCTTGAAAGTCTCACCAACTTCTCCAGCTCCAGGTTAACAGATACATTTGATCTGAGCCACCACAACCTGTTCAAGAACCTCTGACCATGCAATTTCAGGGCAGaaattaatatttgaaaaagacatttgctgtgaaatatttttttattcactctgATTCCTAACCCATCACCTTAATAACTTCTTAAGTTAGCCAAGTGCAGTGTGACATGAACATAAAATATATCCTTATTTTATTAGCAAACATGCTCAAACCCAGAGAGAGAATTTGAGAAGCCGACAGAAGGAGAACAAGTGTCTCAAGCTGCCGATGACACAAGCTGAGCGATCTTCTGCTGCAGCACAGCCTTCATCTCCTGGTTCTCCAGGTTGTCTGTGATGGTGGAGAAGAAGTGGCGGGTGTTGTCGCTCTCCAGtgggctgctgctgtgtgggaAAGCGGCCATGATGGCCTCATAGTGGCTGAGGATCTCCAGGCTGGACAGGAACAACGGCTCACACCGGCCTGCCGGCATCATCACCTGGGAGCAGGACATTCAACTGTTAAGACTTCCATGCAGATTTAGGAACATTCATACATTACAGGAGTCTATTTTTATAAATTGAGTTTAAGTTTTAGTAACTTTTTGCAATAAGAATATCATCTACTGGCatcttaaaagtaaaatattgccATTTTGACTTTCAATAACCCAGTTGGTTAAACTCTACTATGTAGTAACCCGACAAGTTGTTGACAAACAACTTTACATTTAGACTTGTGTGGTTCTTTGGATCCAGACTTCTGCGTGGTCATGGCATTAACAATTCTTACCTGGATGTGTTGAACATGGCAGAAGAGCTGGCTGAGTACAAAAAGGACTTCTTGGCAGGGAACCTCCTCCTCCATTTGGCACTCCTTGGACTTCAGAGGAGAGTCTTCTGCTTGTTGAAGGTCTCCGTTAGGAGATTTGACGGAAGTGCAGGAAGGATTAGAGTCTCTAGGCGCTGGAGTTTTAGGAGACGTTGAAGTGGAGACAGTCGAAGGACCAGATGAAGGAAGAGGCAGCTTGGCTCTTACTGAGTTCATCATCTCCCTCACAGCGTGGGCGTATAACCTGCCGACGTGTGCCCAGCCATCTACTGACAGCCAGTGGGAGCAGCTGGACCCGCAGAGCAGCTGAAGGACTCGCAGCAGGAGGACGGACAGGCGGAGCTCACATGAAAACTTCCTCAGATCCAGGAGGGGCAGATAGTCCACGTACTCCAGGGAGAAGGGAACGTGGAGGCGAGCCGAGCTGATGAGCTCCCTCAGGACTCTCAGCAGTCTGCTCCACTGGCAGACGGAGCACCAGGGCAGAGTCTGGGTCAGAGCCACCAGCAGGCCTTTGCTGAACATGCCGACGTGGTCTGCCCGGCGCTGGTCCAGAGAGAGATGGGATAACATGGTGGACTGCAGGGAGTCTGATATAGAGCAGCACTCCATCCAGGCCAGAAGACCTGTGCCCTGTCCATACACAGGCAGCTCCAAACCTGACCACTCCTACAGGAGCGGGAGGCCAAAGGGACAAAGGTTATCAGCAGGAACAATTTGGTCcagaataaacaaatacatggcATTACTAAACTGGACACACAGATGATGCAATCCTCCTTAGCAGTAAGAAGTTTCAGCTGTGACCAGCAgctattgttattattcactAGGCCTCACTAGGGACATTTcaggcattttcttttttatacctTTTGGCAAAGGTGTGAGGTTTGCTTTTTCAAACTTTGGAAGCTCAACCATAGCTCctataataaagtgtgtatccAAAATACAGAACCTTAAGGACAAAAATGTTCCCATTGAAACCACAATGTCTGATCCCACAGCTATAACAGCCCCGGCTTCAAAATTCTAGTTTTTACTAGTTTCCACCAGATTGAGCCATTTTCTCGTGTTTGCCCTATGGGACAGATACGTGCTACGTTCCTGGTTTCCACTAGAGTTATTACTTCTGTATTATGCATTTTTCAACGTTTCAATTAATTTAACAAACTGTCATTTAAAAGGGTTAATATTCTGAAAGATCATGAATATTTTGTTGTTATAATCAGGACTGAAACGGGTTAAAAAATCATTTACAGTTGTGTAAGACAAGGAGCCGCTGGAATGTTTGCCATTGTTGCCTCAAAAATTACTGAAAGGATTTGATCATCAAAATATccgatttattttttaattaatgaacttattgttgcagctctactcaATTACGCACATATATGAATGTCATATATGGTTAACCACATTGATTTCAAAGTCCCAACAGCCTTTATGTGGAGTGACCAAGAAAAGATAAAGACAAGCCGACATCGGGCGAGAGGCGGCATACACCCAGGATATGTAGGGACATCTTACATGAGTTCTTACCTTCTCAGGTagatcacacacagtcagcagaGATGAAGGAACCTCATTTTTAAAGTGATCCCCCCAAACAGGCTTCAGGTGGAAGCGCACAGTCCAGTCCAGTCCCTCCATTTTGTTGTAGAGCCAGAACAGAGCTCTGGACCAGCTGCTGGGGGCCGCCGCTACCTCTGCACCCACCAGCCGCCCCAGAGTGGTCAgcaccaacaccagcagctcctTGGTGTCCATGGACCAGCGGTGGACAGTGCCCTCTGGTGACTGCTCCCAACACCTAGCAGAGATTTCCATGGATATGTGTTGAAATCAAATAATATGTGGATCTGGATTGAAGTGACATGAGAACATGCGTCTCACAAACCTGAGAGTCTGGTTGTGCAGCTGGGCCAGGACATAGAGAAGGGGGAAGGGAGAACAGTCCAACACCCAGTGAGGAGATCCGGTTGCTTCCTGGATGTCCACAGACAGAGCCGTGTGGAGAAGCTGTAGACTCAGCTCTAAATCAAAGGAGCGCTGACCTGGAATAAATACCAAGTAGTACCTTATTTTTACATAAAGGcataatgtaaacaaacattttgacacGGAATCCTTAAAGATGAACTAATCAATACTTTTTACATTAACAATAGatcaaataacaataaataaataataatataatgtagatGTAACGTGCAACAACTCAGCAGCTCTACGGAGCCTTTTAGCATCTTTCTTCGTTTTGGTTTTTATGGCCCACAACTCCACGACTTTGGTTCAGTCCTCACCGCTCTCCTGCACAGAGTTAGcagctagctggtgaacatagtggagcatttagctgcttaagatatttccctcaggagttggtgataccaaaacagagaaaaaaggagagtgaatatcgGACTGTAAATGAATGCTGAAGGTGctctgtctgctggatgtgtaccAATTTTGAATTTATAGGTCGAAAGGGAATCTATAAATACTtctttaaatgtgattattaaaGAACTTTGAGAATGATAGAGATGTACACTTGAAATACATAAGAATAAATACTTATACAAAAAATAAGTATGAGCACACTTCCACCAGATACCAAGTAATAAGgtatataaagaaaaaacatatgcTGTATATACACTGCTCAAAaaattaaaggaacactttgaaTCAAGAGTATAGCAtcaacatatatacatatatatagacacaagagagacatacatatatatatatatatatagagagagagataaagagagaaaaaagaagagagagataagagataagagagagaaaataaaagagagaagaggacacacacatagagagagagagaagagagagacacacacacataataatataaacacaaatgagagaatagagagaagaacaaacacactagagagagaagataccgatatagagatagagacacacaatatatacaaacagatatagagagatagagatagataggagagagatagagagagagagagagagtggagggggagagagagagagagagacaaaaaaaaacaaagaagagagagagatagaaaaacacagagagagagagagagagagagaaaaaagagagagagagtagaaaaaaaaaagagagagagagagagagagagagaaaaaaacagaaagaagagagagagagaaaaaaaaagagaagagagagaaaaaaaaagagagagagagaaaaaaaaaagagagagagagagagagagagagaagagagagagagagatagagagagagagagagagagagagagagagagagagaaacacacaaaaaaaaaggagagagagagagagagaaagagagagagagagagacaaagagagtagagagaaaaaagaagaggagagagagagagagaaaaagagaagagagagagagagagagagagaaaaaaagagagagagagagagagagagaacaaaaaaagagagagagagagacaaaaagagagagagagagagaaaaaaagagagaagagagagagagagagagagagagagagagagagagagagagagaaaaacacaaagagagagagagagagagagagagagagagagaaacaaagaagaagagagagagagagagagagaaaaaaaagagagagaaagaaagaagagagaagaaagaaaagagagagaaagaaagaaagagagaagagagaaagaaagaaagagagagagagaaagaaagaaagagagagagagagagagacaaaaagagagagaggaaaaaaagagagagaaagaagagagagaagagacaagaaagaaagagagagaaagaaagaaacaaagagagaagagaaaaaaagagagagagagagagagagagagagagagaaagagagaaaattagaaatagagagagagtagagagagagaagagagaagagaagagagagagagagagaaaaagagaggtggataggaacaaagagagagagggggagagagagagagagggggagagagagagagggggggagagagagggagagagggggatagagaaacagagagagagatagagagagagagagagagaaaaaagagagagagaggagagagagagagagagataaaacagagagagaaataagaggagagaaacaaagaagagagagagagagagagagagagatagaaagagacaaaaagagagagaggaaatagagagagagaaataaatgaggaTATAGATAAAAAGATAGAGAATacaaagagagatagagagaaagagagagagagagagagagagagagagagaggaaaaaaagagagagaaaaaaagagaagagagatagagagagagagagaaacacaaagagagagagagaaagagagagagagagaaaaacagacgagagagagaaatagagatagagataaaagagagagagatagagagaaagaagagagagagagaggaaagataggagagagaaggagagagaagagagaagagagagatagataaaaatatagagagatacagagagagagagaaacacaagagatagagagaaagagagagagagaaatagagattagataaaaaaatatagatatgataaatagagatagagatatatagagatagagatatagagagaattatataatatagatatatatatagatagagatatacacacatatatatataaacatacacatagatatagatatagatatatagagagatatataatatatatatatagatatatatatataccacatatatatatatatatatattaccatattatgtgtatttatacacattatatgtggtatatatatatatatagaatatgtgtatatatatatattaacacataGAGATGGGGtgtatagagagatatagatagagatagagagatatatagatagatagatatagatatagagagagaaaaacagagagagagaagagagacagagagagagaggagagagagagaaacagagagagagagacaaagagagagagacaaatagagagagagaaaagagagatagagagagagaaagagagagagagagaaaaggagagagagacacagagagagagagagagaacacagagagagagaaaacaaagagagagagagagagagacacagagagagagagacacagagagagagacaaagagagagagagagaaaagagaggagagagagagagataaagagagatagagagaaacaggagagcgagagatagagagaaaaaagagagatagaggagaggatgagagagaaacatatatagatagaaaagatgatatagatagatatagattatagagagagagagatgataatagagagagatagagatagagagatatatatatatatatatacacatatagatatatacaaatatatatatatatatagagatatatatatatgtgttatagatatataggtgggatatagatatatatgtgtgtatatagatatatatatatagtgggtatatatatagatatatatatatatagatagatatatacacacacacaatagatatatatatagagatgatatctatacacacacaatacatatatatatatatgtgtgtatatgtgtgtgtagatagagagagagatagagagataaaaagatagagagaaatagagagaagagagagagagagagaaaagagagagagagagagagaaagagagagaaaaatagaagagaaaaagatagagagaaagaaagatagagagagataaaaaaagaagcgagaaaaaaaaagagacgagagaaaaaaagagatagatagagaaagagatagagagatagagagagaagatatagatatagaaaaaGATATAGGATCAAATAGAGGAGATatggagaaaaatatatatggaaacagagagagagaaaatagagaagagatagaggatagagatgagagaaaaaaagagatagatagaaatggatatatagatatatatagatatagatatactacgagagagtatagagagataatatatatatatacatctatagatatacagctatatatagatatatatatatacgatataatatatatatatattatataacaaaaatatatatatatatagatatatattattatataatatatatacaatatatatataatatatatatatatatatatatatatataatatatatatatcaatattactatgtgtgtgtgtgtgtatatatataataatatatatatatatatatatatatatatatataatatatacatatatacatacatatacacacacacacacatacatacacacacctctttgCACAGACTGTAACTCTGTCCTTGGTTAACCCTAACCTCTAAACTTCATTTGCTGATGAAAGCcaatcgattagttgatcaacagaagaaataaccgtcaactattttgataatcagtaAATTTTTCCTTcaaatatttcagaaaatactgttttcagTCAATCACATATGTAGATATCctgcctttctctgttttatatcttggaccttggactttgagaagaaggatggacatttttcactattttctgacattttatagaccaaacaattaatacagaaaatattctgcagattaatagagaatgtaaataatacTTAGTTGCAAGCTACTCTTAGTTAAGAATATTTTAAACATCATATTGGTAAATTAGTTTTAAAGCATGAATATGACTTGAATATAACCTGTAGTGGAGAGGTGAGGCAGGACGAAGATGTTCACGACCTCCTGAGGTGTCAGAAAGCtttcccttctttcttcttctccctcaacAGTCATGACAGGCATCATCAGCAGACCCAGACACCTGAGGAGCTGCTCTTTCTCGTTGGGTGACAATGATTTGGTCTTGATAATCTCTTGTAGACATCTGCAGAGTAGAGTGCTACCA
This genomic interval from Cottoperca gobio chromosome 13, fCotGob3.1, whole genome shotgun sequence contains the following:
- the LOC115017669 gene encoding protein FAM57A-like produces the protein MFTALVCGAVVFPGLFAIFRKVLRYTFTRWSDADVVSISERLVSAIHASLATAAGVTVVTSCTDVMTDSHWLVNGFVVFGAPYMACDIYAMYLSHYHIQRVKGHSSLSSGHSLQTVKAFLMKDWMLVLHHLVLLLIFLPITLFFRRGLGDFFIGCLFTTEFSTPFVSIGRILIQLGLDDTRLHRVNGIIVLLSFFTCRILLFPFMYWMYGRQFGIPLHRVAFHLPVHCNVGNLAILAPQIYWFILLLRKANRLYLRQKSGKGDKDRPKTD